A single region of the Ahaetulla prasina isolate Xishuangbanna chromosome 13, ASM2864084v1, whole genome shotgun sequence genome encodes:
- the C13H15orf40 gene encoding UPF0235 protein C15orf40 homolog, which yields MLNWAFPAFCLRSGSPVWAAAGRRHAMPRKGKAQTKDFVKPSVPPVPVTTDKNGSVVISIHAKPGSKQNAVTDLTTDAVSVAIAAPPSEGEANAELCRYLSKILEVKKNDVVLEKGSKSREKIVKILAPLTPEDVLEKLRKESSS from the exons ATGCTGAATTGGGCTTTTCCGGCTTTCTGTCTCCGTTCGGGGTCTCCGGTTTGGGCTGCCGCGGGACGGAGACATGCCATGCCCCGGAAG ggGAAAGCACAGACTAAGGACTTCGTAAAGCCTTCTGTTCCTCCCGTTCCAGTGACAACTGATAAAAATGGTTCTGTTGTCATTTCTATTCATGCCAAACCAGGATCTAAACAAAATGCTGTAACAG ATCTGACCACCGATGCGGTAAGCGTGGCCATCGCAGCCCCTCCCTCCGAAGGGGAAGCCAACGCAGAGCTCTGTCGCTACCTCTCTAAAATCCTTGAAGTCAAGAAGAACGATGTGGTGTTGGAGAAG GGGAGTAAATCTCGAGAAAAAATTGTGAAAATTTTGGCCCCGCTGACTCCAGAGGATGTTTTGGAGAAGCTGAGGAAAGAGAGTTCCAGCTGA